Sequence from the Amycolatopsis sp. NBC_00345 genome:
CCGGGCCCCGAAGAGCTGGCGCACGATCCCGAACGGGAAGGTCCGTTCCGCCTCGGCGCCCACGGCCCGCAGCACCCGGGTCCCCGGCGAAGCCACCGCCATCCGGGCGAGTGCGTCCAGCAGCGCGGTCTTCCCGGATCCCCGCGGACCGCTGATCAGGACCACCGAGCCGGACCCGGCCTGTGCCTCGCCGAACGCCCGGCTCAGCACCGCCAGCTCGGCTTCCCGTTCCAGCATGGCCGCCTCAGCCTTCCGCCGGGGCTCTGCCGGACTCGAACAACGGCGCCAGCTCGGCCCGGCTCACCACGCCCAGTTTCCGGTAGACACTGGTCAGGTGGAGCTCCACGGTGCGCAGGCTGATCGACAGCTCATCGGCGATCTCGGCGTTGCTCGCCCCGCGCGCGACGATTCCGGCGACTTTCCGCTCCCGTCCGGTGAGCAGGTCGACCCGGTCGCCGACGACCCGCGACATCCGGCCGCCGGCGGCGACGAGAAGATCCCGCGCGGTCTTCGCCGACGCCCAGCCGCCGCGCTGGACCGAAAGGTCGACGGAACGGCGGAGGTGCTCCCGGGCCGCGACCGGGTCCTCGGCCCGGAGCAACGCCATGCCGAGCAGCGCTTCGGCCCGCGCGTGATCGGATTTCGCCGCGGTGCCGGTCAGCAGTTCGGTGGCCTCGGTGAGCGCGTCGAGCGCCTGCGGGCCGCGGATGACGGTCCCCTTGGCCATCAACACGAGTGCGGACGCCCGCGCGGTGCCCCAGCGCTTCGCCAGCTCTTCGCCCCGTTCGACGAGCGCCGCGGCCTCGCCCGCCCGTCCCATCCGGGCCAGCAGGCTGGCCGCGTGCAGCCACCACGGGGCGTACACCGGATTCCTGATCCCGCCTTCGTCGAGGAGCTCGCCGCAGCGCAGGGCGCAGGCCAGCGCCGTGTCCAGATCCTGACGGAACCACGCCACCGCCGACTTCGCCAGCAGGAAGTAGTGCTCGTCCGGTGAAACGCCGTGACGGTGGGCCGCTTCGAGCGCCTCCTCCGCCCCGTCGACGTCACCCTGGTTGAACAGCACCAGCGCCTGGACCGGCCGGTGCAGCGTCACCTCGGCGCCCCACGGCGCGCGGTCGGTGACCTCGACGGCGTCGGTGACCGCGAGCGCGGCCTCGGTGATCTCCCCCGCGCTCGCCAGGATCCAGGCCTTCGTGGTCAACGCGAGCAGCTCGGTCCACGGTGCCCGGCGCCGCACGCCGCCCCGGTGGGCCTTGCCGACCCCGGCGATCGCCTCGTCGAATTCGTCCGCGAGGAACAGCACGACCGAGGCGGCCGACGCGGTCCAGCCCGTCCTCGGCTGCGGACCGCTCAACGCCCGGCGCGCGAGATCGGCCGCGATGGTCGCGGAGGTCCCGCGCATCGTGGCCAGCAAGGCCTGCGCCACCAGCGCCTGACGCTCGGCGGGGGTGTCACCGGGCACGTCGAGGGGGCGCTCACGGAGCACGGCGGCCGGGGCGGGCTGCCTCAGCCGGACCAATGCCTCCAGCCGCACGCGGGCCTCGAACTCCTCTGCCGTCTCCGCTCCGTCTCCGGTTCCCAGCGCCACCAGTGCCTCGGAGAGAACGGCCGGTCGCGGCCGGACCCCCGGCACGGTCAGGGAGATCGCGGCGAGCAGCTCGGCGACCACCGCCCGGGCGTGGGGCTCCATGACCCGCGGCAGGACTTCTTCGAGCAGGGGCGCGGCCCGCCAGGGGTCGACTTCGACCAGTGCCGCGGCGAGGTCGATCCGCTCGTCCGTGCCCTCGGCA
This genomic interval carries:
- a CDS encoding helix-turn-helix transcriptional regulator, whose translation is MSRHLTEAGPGLVGRSAELAALAASGTAARAGSARLVIVRGPSGIGKTAVLGRIGDEGTVLRASGDRAPYATARSLLGLGPGHPLPDDEHRALRELSRVALDLVREAPLVLVLDNADSCDDKSLRWLEFLLRRGAELPLLVVLAECADGPVPYDRRLAGVAAAGRARVIEPAPLGQAEVAEVIRRELHRSPAPDFALACAKASEGNPRFLLRLLGAVREQGGRPDEAGALRVAELSRGLVRVAVRERLARWPEPLRRVACAAAVLKAFDADLVSSLAALPVPAVVAAFDLLKGYAVPGSGDEDRRLDVLSAVLDELGEDERADLRRRAARILNDAGAPPWRVADQLLALDTLDEPWMRELLARAGGFGWNSGFVLRCLARLVETDAEGTDERIDLAAALVEVDPWRAAPLLEEVLPRVMEPHARAVVAELLAAISLTVPGVRPRPAVLSEALVALGTGDGAETAEEFEARVRLEALVRLRQPAPAAVLRERPLDVPGDTPAERQALVAQALLATMRGTSATIAADLARRALSGPQPRTGWTASAASVVLFLADEFDEAIAGVGKAHRGGVRRRAPWTELLALTTKAWILASAGEITEAALAVTDAVEVTDRAPWGAEVTLHRPVQALVLFNQGDVDGAEEALEAAHRHGVSPDEHYFLLAKSAVAWFRQDLDTALACALRCGELLDEGGIRNPVYAPWWLHAASLLARMGRAGEAAALVERGEELAKRWGTARASALVLMAKGTVIRGPQALDALTEATELLTGTAAKSDHARAEALLGMALLRAEDPVAAREHLRRSVDLSVQRGGWASAKTARDLLVAAGGRMSRVVGDRVDLLTGRERKVAGIVARGASNAEIADELSISLRTVELHLTSVYRKLGVVSRAELAPLFESGRAPAEG